One Campylobacter sputorum subsp. sputorum DNA segment encodes these proteins:
- a CDS encoding amino acid ABC transporter permease, translated as MNEKILKFIVFMLIATLGVYFTYPDEISSDQALSYLESYNTTLILTIGGITIGIVLGFILAFLKFINIKILSFIIDEYIDIIRGTPVLIQLMVFSFVVFATWSNNIYAAIIALGLNSSAYVAEIVRSGINGVDNGQMEAARAMGLDYKTSMKEIIFPQAIKNILPALANEFISLFKETSVVGMIGIFDLTMNAQSLQATLFTAKPILFAAVIYYISVKIFSFLAKMLETRLNKND; from the coding sequence TTGAATGAAAAAATTTTAAAATTTATTGTTTTTATGCTTATAGCTACACTAGGTGTATACTTTACATATCCAGATGAAATTAGTAGCGACCAAGCATTAAGTTATTTAGAGAGCTACAATACAACGCTCATACTTACAATTGGTGGAATTACCATAGGTATAGTTTTAGGTTTTATTTTAGCTTTTTTAAAATTTATAAATATAAAAATACTAAGTTTTATTATAGATGAGTATATAGACATAATAAGAGGAACACCTGTTTTAATACAACTTATGGTTTTTAGCTTTGTTGTGTTTGCCACTTGGAGCAACAATATATATGCAGCCATTATAGCTCTTGGGTTAAATAGCTCAGCCTATGTTGCTGAAATAGTAAGATCTGGTATAAATGGCGTTGATAACGGACAGATGGAAGCCGCAAGAGCTATGGGGCTAGACTATAAAACTTCTATGAAAGAGATAATTTTTCCGCAAGCTATAAAAAATATACTTCCAGCACTTGCAAATGAGTTTATATCACTTTTCAAAGAAACTTCTGTTGTTGGAATGATAGGAATTTTTGATTTAACCATGAATGCACAAAGCTTACAAGCTACGCTTTTTACAGCAAAACCGATACTTTTTGCTGCGGTAATTTACTATATAAGCGTTAAGATATTTTCTTTTTTAGCAAAAATGCTAGAAACAAGGTTAAATAAAAATGATTAA
- a CDS encoding ribose-phosphate pyrophosphokinase, whose translation MHGYKIFSGNANLEFSKKISKYLSLPLSEANIKKFSDGEISVQVGESVRGKDVFVIQPTCSPVNVNLMELLVLTDALRRSSANSITAIVPYFGYARQDRKAAPRVPITAKLVANMMQAAGISRVVTMDLHAGQIQGFFDIPVDNLYGSILFTEYVKNKHFKNPIVASPDIGGVARARALAKNLNLDIVIVDKRREKANESEVMNIIGDVNGKDVILVDDMIDTAGTIVKAASALKARGATSVMAFCTHAVLSGPAYERLQKGELDELVITDTIPLKQDCDKIKILSAAPLFAEVIRRVYNNESVNSLFL comes from the coding sequence ATGCACGGTTATAAAATTTTTTCTGGCAATGCGAATTTAGAGTTTTCTAAAAAGATTTCAAAATACCTTTCTTTGCCTTTGAGTGAAGCTAATATAAAAAAATTTAGTGATGGCGAGATAAGTGTGCAAGTTGGTGAAAGTGTAAGGGGTAAGGATGTGTTTGTTATACAGCCAACTTGTAGTCCTGTAAATGTGAATTTAATGGAACTTTTGGTTTTAACAGATGCACTAAGAAGAAGTAGTGCAAATTCTATAACTGCTATTGTGCCTTATTTTGGCTATGCGAGACAGGATAGAAAAGCCGCTCCTAGAGTGCCAATTACAGCAAAACTTGTTGCAAATATGATGCAAGCAGCTGGCATAAGTAGAGTTGTAACTATGGATTTGCACGCTGGACAAATTCAAGGTTTTTTTGATATACCGGTTGATAACTTATATGGTTCTATTTTGTTTACAGAATATGTTAAAAATAAACATTTTAAAAATCCAATAGTAGCAAGTCCTGATATAGGCGGTGTTGCCAGAGCAAGAGCACTAGCAAAAAACTTAAATTTGGATATAGTTATAGTTGATAAGCGTCGCGAAAAAGCAAATGAAAGTGAAGTTATGAATATAATAGGGGATGTAAATGGCAAAGATGTCATTTTAGTAGATGATATGATAGATACTGCTGGAACTATCGTAAAGGCAGCTTCTGCTCTTAAAGCTCGTGGTGCAACGAGCGTAATGGCTTTTTGTACGCATGCTGTTCTTAGTGGACCTGCTTATGAGAGATTGCAAAAAGGCGAGTTAGATGAACTGGTTATAACAGATACAATACCTTTAAAACAAGATTGCGATAAGATAAAGATTCTTTCAGCTGCACCGCTTTTTGCTGAAGTTATAAGAAGAGTTTATAATAACGAAAGCGTAAATAGCTTATTTTTATAA
- the putP gene encoding sodium/proline symporter PutP — MDDFYIYLAIVIYLGILIYIGKRNYNKDAGVDEFILDNRGLGPVLTALSAGASDMSGWMILGLPGVLYATGLCNIWIAIGLSIGAWANYKILAKRLRVYTEVAGDSSTIPDFFENRFRDNTKTIRFVSGIIILVFYTLYVSSGIIAGGKTFESFFGINFAFGAIFTLFVVVVYTFFGGFKAVCETDAFQGVLMFAILVLIPSVAYFNINIPDGSSFIGEVKKYSSEIGLNHLNIFEGQSFLGIIGLLAWGLGYFGQPHIIVRFMAIRSIDEIARARFVGISWMIIGLIGAIASGLIGFVYFSSNGITLQDSETVLLELGSTLFHPFIVGVIISAVLAAVMSTISSQLLVCSSSATQDFLFQFYQKDLSDKSKTLISRLAVILIGIVATFIAFMLDDTVLKVVGYAWAGFGASFGPALLFALYSSKTTTISALSGMIAGGFSVIIWISFGFSQYIYELFPGFIISSLVIMIVNYFNSMHDKDSKKAEKILNEFDEFKEQI; from the coding sequence ATGGATGATTTTTATATATATTTAGCTATTGTTATTTACTTAGGTATTCTTATTTATATAGGAAAAAGAAATTACAATAAAGACGCGGGGGTTGACGAATTTATCTTAGATAATCGTGGTTTAGGCCCAGTTTTAACAGCTCTTTCAGCTGGAGCTTCTGATATGAGCGGATGGATGATTTTAGGTCTTCCTGGGGTTTTGTATGCAACTGGACTTTGTAATATATGGATAGCCATAGGATTAAGTATCGGTGCATGGGCGAATTATAAAATTTTAGCAAAAAGACTTAGAGTATATACTGAGGTTGCTGGAGATAGTTCTACTATACCTGATTTTTTCGAAAATAGATTTAGAGATAATACAAAAACAATAAGATTTGTATCTGGAATTATAATCTTAGTATTTTACACTCTTTATGTTAGTAGTGGGATTATAGCTGGTGGAAAAACATTTGAAAGTTTTTTTGGTATCAATTTTGCTTTTGGGGCTATATTTACACTTTTTGTTGTTGTGGTTTATACATTTTTTGGTGGATTTAAGGCTGTTTGTGAGACAGATGCCTTTCAAGGAGTTCTTATGTTTGCTATACTTGTTTTAATACCAAGTGTTGCTTATTTTAACATAAATATACCAGATGGCAGTTCATTTATAGGAGAGGTTAAAAAATATAGCTCGGAGATTGGATTAAATCATTTAAATATATTTGAAGGGCAGAGCTTTTTAGGTATCATTGGTCTTCTTGCCTGGGGGCTTGGATATTTTGGGCAGCCGCATATCATAGTTCGTTTTATGGCAATAAGAAGCATAGATGAGATTGCAAGAGCAAGATTTGTAGGAATTTCTTGGATGATAATAGGCTTGATTGGAGCTATTGCTAGTGGGCTTATTGGTTTTGTGTATTTTTCTTCCAATGGGATTACTTTGCAAGATTCAGAGACTGTATTGTTGGAGCTTGGTTCTACTCTTTTCCATCCATTTATAGTTGGTGTTATTATTTCAGCAGTACTTGCTGCTGTTATGAGTACTATTTCTAGTCAGCTTTTGGTTTGTTCTAGTTCTGCTACGCAAGATTTTTTATTTCAATTTTATCAAAAAGATTTAAGTGACAAATCTAAAACTCTTATAAGCCGGTTGGCTGTTATTTTGATAGGTATTGTTGCCACATTTATAGCATTTATGCTTGATGATACTGTATTAAAAGTTGTTGGATATGCGTGGGCTGGTTTTGGTGCTAGTTTTGGCCCGGCACTGCTTTTTGCACTATATTCTAGTAAAACTACTACAATTTCTGCATTAAGTGGTATGATAGCTGGTGGATTTAGTGTTATTATATGGATATCTTTTGGATTTAGTCAATATATATATGAGTTATTTCCAGGATTTATAATTTCTAGTTTGGTTATCATGATTGTAAATTATTTTAATTCTATGCATGATAAAGATTCAAAAAAAGCTGAAAAAATTCTTAATGAATTTGATGAATTTAAAGAACAAATTTAA